The region CGAGCTTACGAATCGGTCGCACTGTAACCCGTTTCGGTCCGCTCGGCGAGTCCTAGCAGCACAAGCCACTCCAACATATCGCCGACACGCTCGGCCCACACCGCCTCCCAGCCGCGCTGCTTGTGTCGCTCCCAGCCCGGAACCATCGGGCGAAGCGCAGCGAACGCCTCGTCGGCCGGGAGCGGGTTCCTCCGACTCTGCAGCGCCGCGAGCGTCTCCTCGGCGCCGAACACTCGGTCGAGGAACGACTCACGCACGTTCTCGAGTGTCGGCTCCCGGTTGGTCCGTTTGAACCCCGATTCGGTCTCCTCGGCGAGTTCGAGCGCCCGGAGGAACGTCAGCCACGTCCGGGCCACGTCCCGGCTCTGGAACTGCCGGCGGCGCATCAGCCGGGCACAGCAGTCGTTCTCCGAGCCCGGAACCAGCGGGATCGCTCGCTGCGCTGCAGCGACTGCTTCGAGTGAGGTCGGCGGTTCCGGGAGCGGTTTGAGTCGCACGCCTCAGAAGCCGAAGCTCTCGGCCAACAGCTCCTCGTTCCGCTCCCCGAATCGGTAGGTTGGGCCGTCGAGCACGTCGACGGTGGCCGCCGCCGGACCGAACACCGTCTCCGGCAGCGCCTCGAAGTCCCAGTCGTTGGCCTCGAATATCTCACCGAACGGTCGGCCGAACTCCGCGGCGGCGGTGGAGGTGACCTGCTTCAGCGCGTCGTCGTCCTCCGCAACGGTCAGGTGAACTTCGCCACCGTAGGCGACGGCGTCGTTGGTCCGGGCCATCGCCTCGCTCTCGTCGTAGCTGACGGGGGAAACGGGTGCGCTGCCGGAGACCGAAATCACGTCCGTCGGGTCGTAGCCGGCTTCGAACAGTTTCCAGACCGCGAGCTCGGGGGCTCGGGCACTCGCGGCGACGCTCCCGGCAACTGAGCCCAAGGCGTAGGTTGGCAGGAAGACGCCGCTCTCCTCGACGCCCGCGAGGTCGGCGACGTGCCGAGCAATCTCGTCGTCGGGCAGGTCGATGCTCTCGACGGCCAGCACCGTCAGGTCGAACTCGTCGTAGTAGCCCATGGCCTCGAACTCGGTCTCTTCGCCGACAAGCGCACGGGCGGGGCCCGATCCCAGCCCATCGAAGAACTCGAAGTCCAGCTCCCAACCCGCCTTCTGCGAGCAGAGCAGCGCCACGCCGGGGTGATCAGTCGACAGTTCGACGTGGGGGACCGGCGCGCCGTCGACCCGGCCCATCCGGGTCGTGATTGTCGCCAGCCCAGCCGTCTGAATCTCCGCGAGCAACACGCCCGCCTCGATGCCGCCGTCGACCTCGACGCCGAAGTCGAGGACGGTCGCGCCCGAATCCAGTTCGTAGGGCGCGACGTTGAGTTCGTCGGCGAAATCGAGCGCCTCGTCGACCAACTCGACCGCCATCCGGTTGATGCTCTCCATACCGTGACGTGCCGCGCCACCGCGTAAAGGGTTTTCAGTCGCGCCTCAGGAGCCGCCGTCCCCGCTCCGGGCCACTCGCCCCAACTCCGCCTCGACGGCCTCCACCTTCGACGCCGCATCAGTATTTTTGGTCCGCTTGTCGTCGATTTTGAGGAACGTCCCAACGCGGTCGCCGTCGACGGCCTCGTGGGCGGCCTGCGCGGCGGCGAAGATTTCTCCGACAGTCTCGGCCTCGATGGTCGTCCCCATCGGCGTGGTCTCGTAGGAAACGTCAAACTCATCGAGTGCGGCGACGGCTTTCGCCACCTCGGGAGCCATGGAGTCGTTGGTGGACGGTGCGACCGAGAGGAATGCAACAACGGTCATATCTCCGGATTGGTCCGGAGGGTGCTTCGGTCTATCGCTGGTTCAGGCCCAGGGGTAGTCGTCGTGCCAGGGCTGCTCGCGCTCCAGCGCCGCCGCGGCCGCAATAACGTCCGCCTCGGCATGGCGGTGGCCAACAATCTGGATGCCGACCGGGAGCCCCTCGACGAGACCCGCTGGGACAGAGGCGGCGGGGTGGCCAGTGAGGTTGAAGACGAACGTCAGAAACCACCCGGATTCAGGGTTCACCGGGGTCCCCTCCACTTCGCTTGGCCCCTCGATTCCGTGCTCGAACGGCGGGACGGTAGTGACAGGGCAAACGAGCAGGTCCCGACCGTCGAGTGCGGCTTCGACGCCGTCGTACACCTCAGTCCGGGCTTCGTCGGCGCGGAGATACTCCACCGCCGAGCGCTCGGCACCGTTTTCGGCCATCCGGGAGACGTGCTCGGGGAACTGGTCGCGGTGCTCCCCAGTGATTTCGACCCCCGCGGATTCTTCGAGACGCTCCGCGAGCGCAGCGATATTTGCCTCCCACTGTGGTCCAGAGGTCTCGTTGACCAGCGTTTCGAGGTCCTGGCCTACGTCCACCTCGGCAGTATCGACCGACATCCCCGCCTGCTCCAGCCCATCGACGCCCCGTTCGACACCCTGCTCAATTCTGCTGTCGATGGGGAAGATACCGAGGTCCGGACTGTACCCCACCTCGAACTCGCTCACGTCGCAGTCGACGGCTTCGGCGAACGGCTCGTCGCTGTTGGGAATACTGAACGGGTCGCGGTCGTGGGGCCCCGCGAGCACGTCGAGCATCGTCGCGGCATCCTCGACAGTCCGGGCTATCGGGCCTTCGTGAACCATCGGGGTGTGGCTCCCGAAGGCGTTCGGGCGGGAGTCGACGGGGACGCGACCGTAGGTCGGTTTGATACCGACGACGTGGCAGAACGCCGCCGGAATACGGATCGAGCCACCCGCATCGCTCCCCTGTGCGATGGGAACCATCGCCGCTGCGACAGCTGCTGCGGAGCCGCCAGATGAGCCGCCGGCGTTACGCTCGGCGTCGAACGGGGTGGCAGTGGGGCCGATAAGGTCGTTATCAGTGATGGTCCGCAGGCCGAACTCGGGGGTGTTCGTCTTGCCCAGCGGGATGGCGCCCGCCGCTTTCAGACGCTGGACGACCACCGCGTCACGCTCGGCCACGTGGTCTTTGAACGCCGGTGTGCCGTAGGTGAGTCCCACGCCCTCGAGTTCGGTGAGGTCCTTGATTGCGACGGGGACACCGTGGAGCGGCCCCAGGTCCTCGCCGCGTTCGACTGCGCGTTCTGCGTCTCGGGCACGTTCGCGAGCATCCGCTGCACAGACTGTCACCCACGCATTCACGTCGTCGTCAGTATCGTCGATACGGTCGAGAACGGCCTCCACGACCGTAACGGGCGAGAGCTCACCCGAGCGAATGGCGGCCGCAAGCTCCGTGGCCGACCGGCCGGTGATTTCCTCAGGCATAGCTCGAGATACAGTGGAGTGGGTGTTAAAACGACGCGAGACGGCAGGCGGTGCGTTCTCGTACCGATCCCAGCAACGGCGGTCGGGTATTTCGACAGCGGGACCCGTTGTTCTGCAAGGGGGACTGACGATTCTGGTGAGAGCCACCGGCGGGCTTTTACAACTACGCGCTGGAAGCGCTGTATGGTACCCAACCCGGATCGCCTTCGGTCGGTCCCCGTCCCGCCGGGCTGGCTCAGCGGGCTCGTCGCGGCTGGAACAATCGGTGCGTTCGCCGCTGCCTACTCCTTCGACCCGATTATTCTCTCTGTGACGCTCACCGAGGCAGTGTATCTCGTCCTCGCGCTGGTGGTCCTCTCTCTGGTCCGTCGCCTGGATATTGGACTCCTCGAACTCGGCGTCCAACTGTTCGTGCTCGCTCGACTGGTGGAGTTTCTGGACGAACTGTTTGTCGGCGCCAAGCCGTTCGTCGAGCCGTATCTGAGCGGGCTGCTAACGCTGACGAGTCTCGCGGTTATCTCCGTCGGTGTGTACGTCCTCGTGCGCGAACGCGACGACCGAGTCGAGAGACTGGAGACACGCGCCGCGGAACTCTCACGGAAGAACGAACTCATCGAGCAAGCGCCGATTAGCGTCACTGTCGCCGATATTGCCAAGGAAGACGAACCGCTGATCGAAGTGAACGACGCATTCCACAACATGACCGGCTACACCGTCGAGCAGACCCTCGGCCAGAACTGTCGGTTCCTCCAAGGCGAGGAGACCGAGCAGGCGAAAGTCGACAGCATGCGCGAGGCTGTTGAGGCGACTGAATCGGTGCAGGTGACGCTCAAGAACTACCGGCAAGATGGCACCATGTTCTGGAACGAGGTGACGTTGGCGCCGCTCCACGACGCCCACGGCGAGACGAACTTTTACGTTGGCTTCCAACAGGACGCAACCGCGCGCAAGGAGTACGAACTCGCGCTCGAGGAGCAACGGGACAACCTCGACGTGCTCACTCGGATGCTCCAGCACGACATCCGGAACGACCTCCAGTTGATTCAGGGCCACGGCGAACTGGCCCGGGAGTACGTTGAGGAGGGAGGCCGCTCGCACCTCGAGACCACGCTCGAGGCGACGGCCGACGCTATCGCGCTCACCAAAACCGCCCGCGACCTCTCTGAAACGATGTTGGAGACCGACTACGAGCCCCAGCCCGTCCCGCTTGCGTCCACGCTCCGGGCGAGGTTGATGCGCTCAGGGAGAGCTATCCGGACGCGGTCGTTTCGATGGATGACCCGGTTCCGGAACTGCACATCGCCGCCGACGAACTGCTTGACTCCGTCTTCCGGAATCTCCTCAGGAACGCCGTCCAGCACAACAACAAGGAGACGCCCAAAGTAACTGTCTCGGCCGCGCGCGAGGGCGAGCACGTGACCGTCCGCATCGCCGACAACGGACCTGGTGTTCCGGACGAACGCAAGGAGTCCGTGTTCGGAAAGGGGGAGAAAGGCTTAGAGAGCGACGGGACGGGGATCGGGACCTACCT is a window of halophilic archaeon DL31 DNA encoding:
- a CDS encoding hypothetical protein (KEGG: hbo:Hbor_10130 hypothetical protein), which codes for MRLKPLPEPPTSLEAVAAAQRAIPLVPGSENDCCARLMRRRQFQSRDVARTWLTFLRALELAEETESGFKRTNREPTLENVRESFLDRVFGAEETLAALQSRRNPLPADEAFAALRPMVPGWERHKQRGWEAVWAERVGDMLEWLVLLGLAERTETGYSATDS
- a CDS encoding Methenyltetrahydromethanopterin cyclohydrolase (PFAM: Methenyltetrahydromethanopterin cyclohydrolase~TIGRFAM: Methenyltetrahydromethanopterin cyclohydrolase~HAMAP: Methenyltetrahydromethanopterin cyclohydrolase~KEGG: hvo:HVO_2573 N(5)N(10)-methenyltetrahydromethanopterincyclohyd rolase), with amino-acid sequence MESINRMAVELVDEALDFADELNVAPYELDSGATVLDFGVEVDGGIEAGVLLAEIQTAGLATITTRMGRVDGAPVPHVELSTDHPGVALLCSQKAGWELDFEFFDGLGSGPARALVGEETEFEAMGYYDEFDLTVLAVESIDLPDDEIARHVADLAGVEESGVFLPTYALGSVAGSVAASARAPELAVWKLFEAGYDPTDVISVSGSAPVSPVSYDESEAMARTNDAVAYGGEVHLTVAEDDDALKQVTSTAAAEFGRPFGEIFEANDWDFEALPETVFGPAAATVDVLDGPTYRFGERNEELLAESFGF
- a CDS encoding protein of unknown function DUF77 (KEGG: hvo:HVO_2572 hypothetical protein~TIGRFAM: Protein of unknown function DUF77~PFAM: Protein of unknown function DUF77), which translates into the protein MTVVAFLSVAPSTNDSMAPEVAKAVAALDEFDVSYETTPMGTTIEAETVGEIFAAAQAAHEAVDGDRVGTFLKIDDKRTKNTDAASKVEAVEAELGRVARSGDGGS
- a CDS encoding Amidase (PFAM: Amidase~KEGG: nmg:Nmag_3866 amidase), which translates into the protein MPEEITGRSATELAAAIRSGELSPVTVVEAVLDRIDDTDDDVNAWVTVCAADARERARDAERAVERGEDLGPLHGVPVAIKDLTELEGVGLTYGTPAFKDHVAERDAVVVQRLKAAGAIPLGKTNTPEFGLRTITDNDLIGPTATPFDAERNAGGSSGGSAAAVAAAMVPIAQGSDAGGSIRIPAAFCHVVGIKPTYGRVPVDSRPNAFGSHTPMVHEGPIARTVEDAATMLDVLAGPHDRDPFSIPNSDEPFAEAVDCDVSEFEVGYSPDLGIFPIDSRIEQGVERGVDGLEQAGMSVDTAEVDVGQDLETLVNETSGPQWEANIAALAERLEESAGVEITGEHRDQFPEHVSRMAENGAERSAVEYLRADEARTEVYDGVEAALDGRDLLVCPVTTVPPFEHGIEGPSEVEGTPVNPESGWFLTFVFNLTGHPAASVPAGLVEGLPVGIQIVGHRHAEADVIAAAAALEREQPWHDDYPWA
- a CDS encoding PAS sensor protein (TIGRFAM: PAS~PFAM: PAS fold~KEGG: htu:Htur_3223 multi-sensor signal transduction histidine kinase~SMART: PAC motif); protein product: MVPNPDRLRSVPVPPGWLSGLVAAGTIGAFAAAYSFDPIILSVTLTEAVYLVLALVVLSLVRRLDIGLLELGVQLFVLARLVEFLDELFVGAKPFVEPYLSGLLTLTSLAVISVGVYVLVRERDDRVERLETRAAELSRKNELIEQAPISVTVADIAKEDEPLIEVNDAFHNMTGYTVEQTLGQNCRFLQGEETEQAKVDSMREAVEATESVQVTLKNYRQDGTMFWNEVTLAPLHDAHGETNFYVGFQQDATARKEYELALEEQRDNLDVLTRMLQHDIRNDLQLIQGHGELAREYVEEGGRSHLETTLEATADAIALTKTARDLSETMLETDYEPQPVPLASTLRARLMRSGRAIRTRSFRWMTRFRNCTSPPTNCLTPSSGISSGTPSSTTTRRRPK